ACTCTAGTATAGATAAGGCACCAACGGCAGCTGGTGTTGTTACCACCATGTCACAAAGTCCTCCTCCGAGCAGGGTTAGATGACACAGTCATTAAAATGCCAGTAGTTGGCCTATGTTAGTGTTCCCACCATTGCTGCCAAGGGAAGTTTATTCACCTCCCTGCTCCATTATCACCTGAATGATCCAACTAGTCTTTTGAGATTCTATGAAGTTTTGCCAGTTACTTTCCTGTCTTGGGGAGGGACACAATTACAGTAAGAACTCACAACTAACTAATGAGTCAAAAGCAATACAGTAACTTATAATTAAGAAAAACAAAGTGAAGTTGTTTGTTTACACAGACCACAGTAATGTATAATGTTTAGTCATTTTAACATACATAGCCATAACAAGTTTTGCTTCACTTAACAAAATGCCATCCCATGCAGTTAACAAAGCTCTGTATCTCTCTGTATAATGCTATACACATGACTTTTCCATATGATTTGTACTTCTTTTTATGGTTATATTACAGTTCAATGAACTAGCCATTTAACTActtaaaaattgaaaatattcAGCTGACTTTTCTTGGATTTATCTGACATTAAGAAAGGAGAATTTCCAGGAGAATTTCCAGGATTTAAAATGTCTGAAGTGGTGTGATTAAATGGTGAAATGAGTAATGTTGTAATGATTTgtaattatttaataattaaaGAGCTCTCATGAATATTCTGGAAACCCCTGTGGAAAAGCCCAATCGCGCACTGATTTCATCAAGCATTCAGATCAAATCAGAAATTATTTGTATAGCACCCTTTTTACAGTGTTCTAAATGCAGTCCACAAGCGAGTCACTTTTTAATTTCTTCTACTGTTTTCTGTTCTATCTATATCATGTGCGTTAACATTCTGGGTCTTTTTAAACTGACATCTTGATTTTACCATATGAAAGAATCATGCATTAATTGTGGCTGAACGACATTCCGAGTGCAGTAAAAGTGGTCAGATTTCATCAGCAGCATCGACTTCCTGTTGTAGGCTAAGGCGGAGTCAATTTGGGTTTGTAACTGCAGATGAATGATAACTTCTTGTTGCAGTCACAGCCATCCCACATACCCTGGACTGGAAACAAAGACAAATGACGATGAAAAGGAAAAGTAACAGAACAATTTATAAATGAGTTTTTTCACTTCTGACATGAGCTCATTTGGGCTcagctcagtccctggaaaactAATTCTCCTTCTAATTTGTGTTTACAAAATATATAAACTGCACTAACCAAAAAGTGACATTTTCTCCAACTAATTCAGGAAATATTGGTCCGATCAGAGGGTGGTTGGGGTCCATTGGTAGGGAAAGGCTGAAGAAAGCTCATGATTAAACAAAAATGGAGACTACCTTCCTGTTTCGCCCCAGGAGAAAATGGTTCACAGAGCAGGGTTGCGTTATAATAGTGGAGCTAtgtgggcgtgtgtgtgtgtgtgtttgtgtgcatgggTGTGTTTTGGGGAGAAGTTCCGACCCTGATGAGCAAGGAAACTGTCTTGAAACAGAAAGGATCACTGGAATAACATGTTCAGTTCTGAtatccacacttcaagaaggatgctgatacattgaagagggttcagagaagagccacgagaataagtaaaggactggaaaacctgcctcaGAGTGATAACCTCGATTGAGCTCCCTGAgactaacaaagagaaggttaaggagcgACTTGATCATaatttataagtacctacatggggaacaaaaatttgataatgggctcttcagtctagcagacaaggATATAatgagatccagtggctggaagttgaagccagacaaattcagactggaaatgagacaCAAATTTTTATTAGTGAGggtattaaccattggaacagtttacccagggttgtgatggattttcTGTCAttggaaatgtttaaatcaagattggatatttttctacaagaTATTCTGTTCAAAAAGGAATTACCagtaattcagggaagtcctatggcttgATGATCACAGTGGTACCTTTTAGCCTCATCATCTGTTAATCTAATGGAAATAATAGTTCCTTACCCTCAGACACTCTGCCTAGTATGAAAGTGTAAGTCATAAATCAATCCCTGTTTTCTTTACCTCCTAAATTTAGGGTCAGGCAGATTTGTACATTGAAGATACTGTTAAATACTCCGCTGATGGCATTGAAAATCGAGCTTAGAGGCCTCTGGATGAAATTCGGCAGTGATCCATCAGTCCATCTCAGAGAAGTACCCTGCAGAAAAGTAATACAGAAGTTTAATGAGAACTGCAGAGAGGACAGGTATTCTAATACTCTGCTGGGATTGAAAATGAGTGAAGGAGTGTGAGGGGGCTTCAACAGAAATGTGTGCATACCCTTATTGCCTACAGCCACGCATTGGCCTATAGAGCTGCATGAATAATTCATTTTGAATAATGTATTATATTCACTTCACCGCTTCTTCCCTTTGTGAATTGTCCTCAAATAGATTGATTCTGAATAACACATAGATTCAGGAAAATTGCAGTCTATAACTCACTTATGAGGAGTTCATTGCAGGTGTTTGATTTTTGAGATGTTTGGAATGGACTGAGAACACATGGTACATTTCCGGTCCCTGATTGCACGTATATAACTCATAGAATCAAGTTTCTAGTTCAAATAGTAATGATTACAAATATGAGGTTCACGTTCTTTGAATATTCCACACTACTAGTTGTAAATTCATTGTATCAGCAAAAGCTCCTACCAGTAAACTCATTTCCTAGAATATTGCTGAGAAGACAGTCCAAATGAATTCATTACAAAATATCTGAATAAATATATTCACAGAAGCTTTTGATAATATTAACTCATCTCTACTGAGCTCACATTCTGCCAGGCAGAAATTAAACCTAGAACCCATTATCCACAAGCCAGTTTACCCAGCGAAGCCTGAACCCAGGTCATCCTGCAGTTGTGGGCTAGAGCTGGCTGGAATgtgcctgtatgtgtgtgtgtgtgtgtgtgtggtggggggaggatggggttctgaagatttttttttgttgttgttgttgttaaaaaatcaaaactgaaaacaaattgtttatagaaactgaaaatattttggtttttccaCAATCTAAAACCAATTTTTGGGTGGGGGCTCAAAGCTAAAAATATTAAGTTGAAAATCACTGAAAACCAATAAGTTTTCTATGGAAAAATTTTGCAACCCTTCCGTGAACCTCTCCTAGCTGGTTATTATTTTCATGCCTTTTCTGGGTACACTTACCTTTTGGTAACTTCCTCCTGTCCAGAACTGGGTTGTCCTTTTGTCTTCATAACTGGCGAGGTTCACAAGGAAATCATTCTGAGCTGCATTGGAGATGCTGGTGAGGTGACCTTCCCCTGCCATCCTCTGGCAAACACTCTGCATGGTAAAAGCAAATTAGACCCGGGGACATAGAGTGGGAA
The Emys orbicularis isolate rEmyOrb1 chromosome 1, rEmyOrb1.hap1, whole genome shotgun sequence DNA segment above includes these coding regions:
- the LOC135875349 gene encoding snaclec bitiscetin subunit beta-like, whose amino-acid sequence is MKSLPFLFLLLGVLVLPGLEGDKNPDVKRRDVRSLFSILEGSQSSPKNIQVPDQADSSLVESKLFCQGPCRDGWFSNMGLCYKFVQEQNTWAGAESVCQRMAGEGHLTSISNAAQNDFLVNLASYEDKRTTQFWTGGSYQKGTSLRWTDGSLPNFIQRPLSSIFNAISGVFNSIFNVQICLTLNLGVQGMWDGCDCNKKLSFICSYKPKLTPP